The following are encoded in a window of Podospora pseudoanserina strain CBS 124.78 chromosome 6, whole genome shotgun sequence genomic DNA:
- a CDS encoding hypothetical protein (EggNog:ENOG503PXDM), protein MVLPKSILFALAAIPCVLAAVASPRAPDLDLDDGMTWTGRIFKTDTEVTELHGTATEILAQILAINPEYNAAEIAPEDALEALEKRAEVLTCGTMATGDLDRSITAANDLKKLGQNCGAPSKRCRRMTCQSTTASYICSENSSDVSIPCSTAGRQVNHIILNCCRGYRAGRSGHIYQDGRYSIWLGYGNCNHATNVFPHTYPYPGGNVNGGCYND, encoded by the exons ATGGTTCTCCCCAAGagcatcctcttcgccctTGCCGCCATCCCATGCGTGCTCGCTGCTGTCGCTAGTCCTCGTGCTCCCGATCTTGACTTGGACGATGGAATGACATGGACCGGTCGTATCTTCAAGACCGATACAGAGGTCACCGAGCTTCACGGCACGGCTACG GAAATTCTCGCCCAAATTCTCGCCATCAACCCCGAGTACAACGCTGCCGAGATCGCTCCCGAGGATGCCCTCGAGGCCCTGGAGAAGCGTGCCGAGGTGCTCACCTGCGGAACAATGGCTACCGGCGACCTCGATCGGTCCATCACTGCTGCCAATGATCTCAAGAAGCTAGGCCAGAACTGCGGTGCCCCGTCCAAGCGCTGCCGCCGCATGACATgccaatccaccaccgccagttACATCTGCAGT GAGAACAGCTCGGATGTTTCCATCCCTTGCTCCACTGCCGGGAGACAGGTGAACCATATCATTCTCAACTGCTGCCGAGGCTACAGGGCTGGAAGATCTGGGCACATTTACCAGGACGGAAGATACAGCATTTGGCTCGGCTATGGAAACTGCAACCACGCCACCAATGTCTTCCCCCACACCTACCCTTATCCCGGTGGGAACGTTAACGGTGGCTGCTACAACGACTAA